In Verrucomicrobiales bacterium, the sequence AACGCGATTCGCCACGGCAAGGCCGACCGCATCGATATCGAGCTCCGGAATGGGCCAAACTTCGCCCAGCTGCGGGTTCGCGACAACGGGGGAGGCTTCGACACGGCCCCCAGCGTCGAGCCTAAGGGGATGGGGCTGCGGATCATGCACTACCGGGCGGGCATGATAGGAGCCTCCCTGCAGGTCGCATCGCGATCGCCCCGCGGTGTGATGGTCGAATGTAACTTTAAATCTGAAGTATGAAACCAGCTCCCGCCAAAGCCGTGCGTAAGGCCCGGCATCGCATCCTGATCCTGGACGATCATCCCATCATGCGCCAGGGCCTGGCGCAGCTCCTGGCTCACGAACCAGATCTCCAGGTCTGTGGCGAAGCCAATGAAGCCCGAGAAGCGTTGGCGAACATTCCGAAGACCCTCCCCGATCTCCTTCTGGCCGACTTGTCGCTGCCCGACCGCAGCGGCCTGGAGCTGATCAAGGACCTTCAGCTTCAGTTCCCGGAGCTCAAGGTGCTCGTTCTGTCGATGCACGATGAATCGCTCTACGCGGAACGCGTGCTGCGCGCCGGAGGACGCGGCTATGTCATGAAGCAAGAAGGCGGCCGCAAGCTGCTGGAAGCGATTCGGAAGGTGCTGGACGGGCACATCTATGTCAGTGAAAAGATAGCCGGCAAGATCCTGGAGATCTTTGCGGGACGCCGCCAACAAGCGGCCACCTCACCCGTGGAGTTGCTCACCGACCGCGAATTGGAAGTCTTTCAGCTGATCGGCCAGGGCCTCAGCACCCAGGCCATCGCCAGCCGGCTCAGCGTCAGCGTGAAGACCGTCGAAGTCCACAGAGTGAACATCAAGAGCAAGCTCCAACTCGCCACCCTGCCTGAGCTGGTCCACCAAGCCGTGCGTTGGGTGGAGAGCAAGGGATTGATCTGAGGAAACGGCGGCGAACCTTTGTCGGCGGCGAATCTCCTATGGCTCCAATCCTTCCTACTCATCGCCGGGCTCTCCTCCCCGCAAGCACGCTGGCCGCCAGCTTGCTCCTCCTGACCTTCGTCATCTCGATACCGGCAGCGGTGCGAGACATTGT encodes:
- a CDS encoding response regulator transcription factor, with product MKPAPAKAVRKARHRILILDDHPIMRQGLAQLLAHEPDLQVCGEANEAREALANIPKTLPDLLLADLSLPDRSGLELIKDLQLQFPELKVLVLSMHDESLYAERVLRAGGRGYVMKQEGGRKLLEAIRKVLDGHIYVSEKIAGKILEIFAGRRQQAATSPVELLTDRELEVFQLIGQGLSTQAIASRLSVSVKTVEVHRVNIKSKLQLATLPELVHQAVRWVESKGLI